From the genome of Bacteroidota bacterium:
AAAGGCGACATCGCAATCCCACAGCTGACGGCCGGCCCATGGAATATCTTTCACATCGAGAGCAACTCCATAATCAGTAACCTTACCCTCAATGTCTTCTATAGAAAAAACATGATAATCGCGCATATCAAAATGATCGCCGTTATCATTTTCGGGTATACCCGATTCAATATCATGCGAAGGATAAATATATAACTTACCGTTAAAAACATGTACGGCGGGATCGGCTGTGTACATGTGATCTATTAAATATCTTGGTTTATTCATTTTTTTGAATTTTAGAAATAAAATATAAATTCATTATGTTATAAACATTATAACAAATAATAAATTTAAGTTCAGACTTTGTTTATTCC
Proteins encoded in this window:
- a CDS encoding alpha-N-arabinofuranosidase, with amino-acid sequence MNKPRYLIDHMYTADPAVHVFNGKLYIYPSHDIESGIPENDNGDHFDMRDYHVFSIEDIEGKVTDYGVALDVKDIPWAGRQLWDCDVAF